A DNA window from Micromonospora sp. NBC_01739 contains the following coding sequences:
- a CDS encoding acVLRF1 family peptidyl-tRNA hydrolase, which yields MSSRPAAGGGRWVEVDPARVARWVAGFAERHGQPTIGIEEYGLLLSAPDGATAELHTPPGAPATEDLEAFVAQAVASRRIGLLLARKSAVAVGIAEGERLPVHKVDTRYVQGRTAAGGWSQQRFARRRDNQAKAALAEAADLAVRLLLPEADRLAALVVGGDRRTVDGILADRRLAPLAALRAERLLDVPEPRYAVLQDAATAARAVRILVRDPA from the coding sequence ATGAGCAGCCGACCCGCCGCCGGAGGTGGCCGGTGGGTCGAGGTCGACCCGGCCCGCGTCGCGCGCTGGGTCGCCGGCTTCGCCGAGCGACACGGCCAGCCGACCATCGGAATCGAGGAGTACGGCCTGCTGCTGTCGGCGCCGGACGGCGCCACCGCCGAACTGCACACCCCACCGGGAGCACCCGCCACCGAGGACCTGGAGGCCTTCGTCGCCCAGGCCGTGGCGTCCCGCCGGATCGGCTTGCTGCTGGCCCGCAAGAGCGCGGTCGCGGTCGGCATCGCCGAGGGGGAGCGGCTACCGGTGCACAAGGTGGACACCCGGTACGTGCAGGGGCGTACCGCCGCCGGCGGCTGGTCGCAGCAGCGGTTCGCCCGCCGCCGGGACAACCAGGCGAAGGCGGCCCTGGCCGAGGCGGCGGATCTGGCGGTGCGGCTGCTGCTGCCGGAGGCCGACCGCCTGGCCGCCCTGGTCGTCGGCGGTGACCGGCGGACGGTGGACGGGATCCTCGCCGACCGCAGACTGGCCCCGCTGGCCGCGTTACGCGCCGAGCGGCTGCTCGACGTTCCCGAGCCCCGATACGCGGTACTCCAGGACGCGGCTACCGCCGCCCGTGCAGTCCGCATCCTCGTCCGCGACCCCGCCTGA
- a CDS encoding ABC-F family ATP-binding cassette domain-containing protein — MITASGLELRAGARILLSDTTLRVQPGDRIGLVGRNGAGKTTTLKVLAGEGQPYAGQVDRRSPVGYLPQDPRTGDLEVTGRDRVLSARGLDVLMAGMQELEAKLADGGDEKLVRRYGALEDQFAALGGYAAEAEAARICANLGLPDRALAQTIGTLSGGQRRRIELARILFRDAGDNGGGILLLDEPTNHLDADSITWLRGFLANHKGGLVVISHDGDLLESVVNKVWFLDATRSVVDVYNLGWKAYLEARETDERRRRRERANAEKKAGALMAQADKMRAKATKTVAAQNMARRAERLMSGLEEVRVSDKVAKVRFPAPAPCGKTPLTATGLSKSYGSLEIFTDVNVAVDRGSRVAILGLNGAGKTTLLRMLGGLLEPDTGEVHPGHGLRLGYYAQEHETLDVTRTVLENMRAASIEQTDTELRKILGAFLFSGEDVDKPAGVLSGGEKTRLALATLVCSGANVLLLDEPTNNLDPVSREQVLDAIARYPGAIVLVTHDPGAVLALKPDRAILLPDGDEDAWSDDLLELVELA; from the coding sequence ATGATCACTGCCAGCGGCCTGGAACTGCGCGCCGGCGCCCGGATCCTGCTGTCCGACACCACCCTGCGGGTGCAGCCCGGTGACCGGATCGGCCTGGTCGGCCGCAACGGCGCCGGCAAGACCACCACGCTGAAGGTGCTGGCCGGTGAGGGCCAGCCGTACGCCGGGCAGGTCGACCGGCGCAGCCCGGTCGGCTATCTGCCGCAGGATCCGCGTACCGGCGATCTGGAGGTCACCGGCCGCGACCGGGTGCTCTCCGCGCGGGGCCTGGACGTCCTGATGGCCGGCATGCAGGAGCTGGAGGCCAAGCTCGCCGACGGCGGCGACGAGAAGCTGGTCCGCCGCTACGGCGCGCTGGAGGACCAGTTCGCCGCCCTGGGTGGGTACGCCGCCGAGGCCGAGGCGGCCCGGATCTGCGCCAACCTCGGGTTGCCCGACCGGGCCCTGGCACAGACCATCGGCACCCTCTCCGGCGGTCAGCGCCGCCGCATCGAGCTGGCCCGGATCCTGTTCCGTGACGCCGGTGACAACGGTGGCGGGATCCTGCTGCTCGACGAGCCCACCAACCACCTCGACGCCGACTCGATCACCTGGCTGCGCGGCTTCCTCGCCAACCACAAGGGCGGGCTGGTGGTCATCTCCCACGATGGTGACCTGCTGGAATCGGTCGTCAACAAGGTCTGGTTCCTCGACGCCACCCGGTCCGTGGTCGACGTCTACAACCTGGGCTGGAAGGCGTACCTGGAGGCGCGGGAGACCGACGAGCGGCGTCGCCGCCGGGAGCGGGCCAACGCCGAGAAGAAGGCCGGGGCGCTGATGGCCCAGGCGGACAAGATGCGGGCCAAGGCCACCAAGACCGTCGCCGCGCAGAACATGGCCCGCCGGGCCGAGCGGCTGATGTCCGGCCTGGAGGAGGTACGCGTCTCCGACAAGGTGGCCAAGGTGCGCTTCCCCGCCCCGGCCCCCTGCGGCAAGACCCCGCTGACCGCGACCGGCCTGTCCAAGTCGTACGGGTCCCTGGAGATCTTCACCGACGTCAACGTGGCGGTGGACCGGGGTTCCCGGGTGGCCATCCTCGGGCTCAACGGCGCCGGCAAGACGACCCTGCTGCGGATGCTCGGGGGTCTGCTGGAGCCGGACACCGGCGAGGTGCACCCCGGGCACGGGCTGCGGCTGGGCTACTACGCCCAGGAGCACGAGACCCTGGACGTGACCCGGACCGTACTGGAGAACATGCGGGCCGCGTCGATCGAGCAGACCGACACCGAGCTGCGCAAGATCCTCGGGGCCTTCCTCTTCTCCGGCGAGGACGTGGACAAGCCCGCCGGGGTGCTCTCCGGCGGGGAGAAGACCCGACTGGCCCTGGCCACCCTGGTCTGCTCCGGCGCCAACGTGCTGCTGCTCGACGAGCCGACCAACAACCTGGACCCGGTCAGCCGGGAACAGGTCCTCGACGCCATCGCCCGCTATCCCGGCGCGATCGTCCTGGTCACCCACGACCCGGGCGCCGTGCTGGCGCTCAAGCCGGACCGCGCCATCCTGCTGCCGGACGGCGACGAGGACGCCTGGAGCGACGACCTCCTGGAACTCGTCGAACTGGCGTAG
- the ypfJ gene encoding KPN_02809 family neutral zinc metallopeptidase — protein sequence MELNENARIDTSQIDDRRGSGGGGGGMGIPLPTGGGRGGIVGIVIAVLVALVGGGFGLNAMTGEEGDNTALEQRCEAPDALEHLDCRNNLYVNSIQAYWRTALPEAFGEQYRPTRTVFFDQAVNTACGSADSGVGPFYCPADSLVYIDLSFYEVLAGQLGATGEFAQPYVLAHEYGHHVQNLLGTNEQVRRAQQRDPGAANELSVRLELQADCFAGAWAKNATGTADEQGQKIFTSITERDIAEAIDTAEAIGDDAISERANRPVNPDEFTHGSSADRKRWFNRGYESGDPATCDTFSGAV from the coding sequence ATGGAGCTGAACGAGAACGCCCGCATCGACACCAGCCAGATCGACGACCGGCGGGGCAGCGGAGGCGGAGGCGGAGGGATGGGCATCCCCCTCCCGACCGGCGGCGGGCGCGGCGGCATCGTCGGGATCGTCATCGCCGTCCTGGTGGCCCTGGTCGGCGGCGGTTTCGGCCTGAACGCGATGACCGGCGAGGAGGGCGACAACACCGCGCTGGAGCAGCGTTGCGAGGCCCCGGACGCGTTGGAGCACCTGGACTGCCGCAACAACCTGTACGTCAACTCGATCCAGGCGTACTGGCGTACCGCCCTGCCGGAGGCCTTCGGTGAGCAGTACCGGCCCACCCGTACGGTCTTCTTCGACCAGGCCGTCAACACCGCCTGCGGCTCGGCCGACTCCGGGGTCGGACCCTTCTACTGCCCGGCCGACTCCCTGGTCTACATCGACCTGAGCTTCTACGAGGTGCTGGCCGGGCAACTCGGCGCCACCGGCGAGTTCGCCCAGCCGTACGTGCTGGCCCACGAGTACGGCCACCACGTGCAGAACCTGCTCGGCACCAACGAGCAGGTCCGCCGCGCCCAGCAGCGCGACCCGGGAGCGGCCAACGAGCTGTCCGTACGGCTGGAGTTGCAGGCCGACTGTTTCGCGGGCGCCTGGGCCAAGAACGCCACCGGCACCGCCGACGAGCAGGGTCAGAAGATCTTCACCAGCATCACCGAGCGGGACATCGCCGAGGCCATCGACACCGCCGAGGCGATCGGCGACGACGCCATCTCCGAGCGGGCCAACCGGCCGGTGAACCCGGACGAGTTCACCCACGGCTCCTCGGCCGACCGCAAGCGCTGGTTCAACCGGGGCTACGAAAGCGGCGACCCGGCCACCTGCGACACCTTCAGCGGCGCGGTCTGA
- a CDS encoding helix-turn-helix domain-containing protein, with protein MAATGTATSTEKGRRIVGAERQTLAKDLVKRYTGGESIRALAASTGRSYGFIHRVLTESGVQLRQRGGARRRKKA; from the coding sequence ATGGCAGCCACGGGCACAGCCACCAGCACTGAGAAGGGTCGCCGGATCGTCGGAGCCGAGCGTCAGACGCTCGCCAAGGACCTCGTCAAGCGGTACACCGGGGGAGAGAGCATTCGTGCTCTCGCGGCCTCAACCGGCCGTTCCTACGGATTCATCCACCGGGTACTCACCGAGTCCGGGGTGCAGCTGCGGCAGCGCGGCGGCGCTCGGCGCCGGAAGAAGGCGTGA
- a CDS encoding enoyl-CoA hydratase/isomerase family protein: protein MTAEATGVRLECDGPVATVTLCRPDVLNAQTPAMWRAMSEFSRVLPGDVRVVILRGEGRAFSAGLDLSTAGASGPDSFAELAALPESECADQIAGYQAAFTWLHRPDIISIAAVQGHAIGAGFQLALACDLRVLATDAKLSMAEATIGLVPDLAGTKRLVELVGYSRALEICATGRRMDAAEADRIGLATLVVPNDELDGAVRDLAAGLLANDRNAVVEIKALLAGAGGRSHAEQQRAEREAQTRRLRDLTGRGE from the coding sequence GTGACCGCCGAGGCGACCGGGGTCCGGCTGGAATGCGACGGGCCGGTGGCCACAGTCACCCTGTGCCGGCCCGACGTGCTCAACGCGCAGACCCCGGCGATGTGGCGCGCGATGAGCGAATTCTCCCGGGTCCTGCCCGGCGATGTACGCGTCGTGATCCTCCGTGGGGAGGGGCGGGCGTTCTCGGCGGGACTGGACCTGTCGACAGCCGGCGCCTCCGGCCCGGACTCCTTCGCCGAGCTGGCCGCCCTGCCGGAGTCGGAGTGCGCCGACCAGATCGCCGGTTACCAGGCCGCTTTCACCTGGCTGCACCGGCCGGACATCATCTCCATCGCCGCCGTGCAGGGGCACGCCATCGGTGCCGGCTTCCAGCTGGCCCTCGCCTGCGACCTGCGGGTACTGGCCACGGACGCCAAGCTGTCCATGGCCGAGGCGACCATCGGGCTGGTGCCGGACCTGGCCGGCACCAAACGCCTGGTCGAGTTGGTCGGCTACAGCCGGGCGCTGGAGATCTGCGCCACCGGCCGGCGGATGGACGCCGCCGAGGCGGACCGTATCGGCCTGGCCACCCTGGTGGTGCCCAACGACGAGCTTGACGGCGCGGTACGCGACCTCGCCGCGGGCCTGCTCGCCAACGACCGTAACGCGGTCGTGGAGATCAAGGCCCTGCTCGCCGGGGCGGGCGGCCGAAGCCACGCCGAGCAGCAGCGGGCCGAGCGGGAGGCGCAGACCCGACGGTTGCGTGATCTCACCGGGCGCGGCGAATAG
- a CDS encoding M12 family metallo-peptidase, whose product MTAALLPVLAAPAPASAAPSAEGPWRKVDGKPAATKSGRAAAIKANRLSAYTLDRAGIKGVLDQAPTENRRALRQLKKVVSLPAPDGTFQRFELVKSPVMEAGLAAKHPEITTYAGKGLDDPTATIRADLTPLGFHASIRSADGAWYIDPFYERDQSLYASYFARDLEDRHGDFVEREDVETAAHALHDEIHEALDEPVAGPRVNLRTYRLAFVTDPTYANYFGAENVTAAKVTLINRVNQIYEDETAIRLVLVNDTDKTNLNTPALATEPNGPCGSAPCYTPAQVAGCSGGLLNRNRIVLGQIIGASNYDVGHIGLGLSGGGIAGLGVVGGDGKARGCTGLPNPVGDYFAVDYVAHEIGHQFAGNHTFNGNQHNCSGGNRSAANSYEPGSGSSIMAYAGICRQDNLQPHTDPYWSHRTFTEITNFVTANRPAINEVQTVSLVDFDTNGDSFTVNYGGVDSAPIVRGVNYTTAGIKAAIESIAGWPAGATVNVAAFGGSGTLNDTGFQVTFTGALAATNVAPLTLTNLNEVTGFVGETAKGGAIDNGGYLVEQTANHAPVVTVPANVTIPVRTPFALTGSATDVDGDTLTYLWEQNDRGGSAGTALMNNTKTNGPLFRVFGEPAWVSPEDALKYHSPGQNAVTTNSTRVFPDMLQILVGNTNAKTGACPTAPAPPTSGSASNVPPEILDCYSEFLPTRDWVGFNNDRTLNFKLTARDGRLGGGGVGSANVALTLAPDAGPFLVTSQAAATTVDGGSAQAVTWDVAGTDAAPVNTGNVKITLSVNGGETFPYVLAESTPNTGTATVNLPNVATDKARIKIEAVGNVFFAVNDAEFTIRSAPEVSHDAPAGGVSVQYSDALAPTVTIRATDGDTAGSALTASATGLPAGLVLTVGATSGADTRPGTRTWTVTGTTAAAPGDYPVTVTVTDGSGLVGNTAFTIRVTPENAAATWAGDTLVSTVTNGAAGSALLRTVLRDSSVLPSTTDTTAGDLRNATVTFTASGATLCTAAVQLLGTATTTGSAACTATLPAGTHTVTATVGGHYTGSTTATVRVAVSDGGFLTGGGHFTAGRSAGAYPADRNSKVSVELNAKPATSKKAASGKADIEFRSGGKTYTIKATTVAGGGITSAGKRADLRYQASLYDSKGKLVASGLTLAVTVTDRGAPGRNDSVGLTLWQGGVLLSSSDWTGTGTGEVNLTGGNLTVH is encoded by the coding sequence ATGACCGCGGCGTTGCTGCCGGTCCTGGCGGCACCGGCGCCCGCTTCCGCAGCACCCTCTGCCGAGGGACCGTGGCGGAAGGTCGACGGCAAGCCCGCGGCCACCAAGTCCGGCCGGGCGGCCGCGATCAAGGCGAACCGGCTCAGTGCCTACACTCTCGACCGTGCCGGCATCAAGGGCGTGCTGGACCAGGCCCCGACGGAGAACCGCCGGGCGTTGCGCCAGCTCAAGAAGGTGGTGTCACTGCCCGCGCCGGATGGCACCTTCCAGCGCTTCGAGCTGGTCAAGTCGCCGGTGATGGAGGCCGGCCTGGCCGCCAAGCATCCGGAGATCACCACGTACGCGGGTAAGGGCCTGGACGACCCGACCGCGACGATCCGGGCGGACCTCACCCCGCTCGGCTTCCACGCGTCGATCCGCTCGGCCGACGGTGCCTGGTACATCGACCCCTTCTACGAGCGCGACCAGAGCCTGTACGCGAGCTACTTCGCCCGGGACCTGGAGGACCGGCACGGCGACTTCGTCGAGCGGGAGGACGTCGAGACGGCGGCCCACGCCCTGCACGACGAGATCCACGAGGCGCTCGACGAGCCGGTGGCCGGCCCGCGAGTGAACCTGCGCACCTACCGCCTCGCGTTCGTCACCGACCCGACGTACGCCAACTACTTCGGTGCGGAGAACGTGACCGCGGCGAAGGTGACGTTGATCAACCGGGTGAACCAGATCTACGAGGACGAGACCGCCATCCGGCTCGTCCTGGTCAACGACACTGACAAGACCAACCTGAACACCCCGGCCCTGGCCACCGAGCCGAACGGCCCGTGCGGCTCGGCGCCGTGCTACACCCCGGCCCAGGTCGCCGGGTGCAGCGGCGGCCTGCTGAACCGCAACCGGATCGTGCTCGGCCAGATCATCGGCGCCAGTAATTACGACGTCGGCCACATCGGCCTCGGCCTCAGCGGCGGCGGCATCGCCGGTCTCGGCGTGGTCGGCGGCGACGGCAAGGCCCGTGGCTGCACCGGTCTGCCGAACCCGGTCGGTGACTACTTCGCGGTCGACTACGTGGCACACGAGATCGGTCACCAGTTCGCCGGCAACCACACCTTCAACGGAAACCAGCACAACTGCTCCGGCGGCAACCGCAGCGCGGCCAACTCGTACGAGCCGGGCAGCGGTTCGTCGATCATGGCGTACGCCGGCATCTGCCGGCAGGACAACCTCCAGCCGCACACCGACCCGTACTGGTCGCACCGCACCTTCACCGAGATCACGAACTTCGTGACCGCGAACCGGCCGGCCATCAACGAGGTGCAGACGGTGTCGTTGGTCGACTTCGACACCAACGGCGACTCGTTCACCGTCAACTACGGTGGCGTCGACTCGGCGCCGATCGTGCGCGGGGTCAACTACACCACCGCCGGGATCAAGGCGGCGATCGAGTCCATCGCCGGTTGGCCGGCGGGGGCCACGGTCAACGTGGCCGCCTTCGGTGGCAGCGGCACGCTCAACGACACCGGCTTCCAGGTCACCTTCACCGGCGCCCTGGCCGCCACCAACGTCGCCCCGCTCACCCTGACCAACCTCAACGAGGTCACCGGCTTCGTCGGCGAGACCGCCAAGGGTGGTGCCATCGACAACGGTGGGTACCTGGTCGAGCAGACCGCCAACCACGCTCCCGTGGTCACCGTGCCGGCCAACGTCACCATCCCGGTGCGTACCCCGTTCGCCCTCACCGGCAGCGCCACCGACGTCGACGGTGACACACTCACCTACCTGTGGGAGCAGAACGACCGGGGCGGCAGCGCCGGTACCGCGCTGATGAACAACACCAAGACCAACGGCCCGCTGTTCCGGGTCTTCGGCGAGCCGGCGTGGGTGTCCCCGGAGGACGCGCTGAAGTACCACTCGCCGGGCCAGAACGCGGTGACCACGAACTCCACCCGGGTCTTCCCGGACATGTTGCAGATCCTGGTGGGCAACACCAACGCCAAGACTGGTGCCTGCCCGACCGCTCCGGCCCCGCCGACCAGCGGTAGCGCCTCGAACGTCCCGCCGGAGATCCTGGACTGCTACTCGGAGTTCCTGCCCACCCGCGACTGGGTCGGCTTCAACAACGACCGTACGCTGAACTTCAAGCTCACCGCCCGCGACGGTCGCCTCGGCGGTGGCGGCGTCGGCAGCGCCAACGTCGCGCTGACCCTGGCGCCGGACGCCGGGCCGTTCCTGGTCACCTCGCAGGCCGCCGCCACCACCGTCGACGGTGGCTCGGCGCAGGCCGTGACCTGGGACGTCGCCGGCACCGACGCGGCACCGGTGAACACCGGCAACGTGAAGATCACGCTGTCGGTCAACGGTGGCGAGACGTTCCCGTACGTGCTGGCCGAGAGCACCCCGAACACCGGTACCGCGACGGTGAACCTGCCGAACGTGGCCACCGACAAGGCCCGGATCAAGATCGAGGCGGTCGGCAACGTCTTCTTCGCCGTCAACGACGCCGAGTTCACCATCCGGTCTGCGCCCGAGGTGTCCCACGACGCCCCGGCCGGCGGGGTCAGCGTGCAGTACAGCGACGCGCTCGCGCCGACGGTGACGATCCGGGCGACCGACGGCGACACCGCCGGTTCGGCGCTCACCGCCTCCGCCACCGGCCTGCCGGCCGGTCTGGTGCTGACCGTGGGCGCCACCTCCGGTGCGGACACCCGACCCGGCACCCGCACCTGGACGGTCACCGGCACCACTGCGGCGGCACCGGGTGACTACCCGGTCACCGTCACCGTGACCGACGGCTCCGGCCTGGTCGGCAACACCGCGTTCACCATCCGGGTGACCCCGGAGAACGCGGCGGCCACCTGGGCCGGGGACACCCTGGTGAGCACCGTGACCAACGGTGCCGCCGGCAGCGCGCTGCTGCGGACCGTCCTGCGGGACAGCTCGGTGCTCCCGTCGACGACCGACACCACCGCCGGCGACCTGCGCAACGCCACGGTCACCTTCACCGCGAGCGGTGCGACCCTCTGCACCGCTGCGGTGCAGTTGCTCGGCACGGCCACCACCACCGGCTCGGCGGCCTGCACGGCCACCCTGCCGGCGGGCACCCACACCGTCACCGCGACGGTCGGCGGCCACTACACCGGCAGCACCACCGCCACGGTGCGGGTGGCCGTCTCCGACGGCGGCTTCCTCACCGGTGGTGGCCACTTCACCGCCGGTCGGTCCGCCGGGGCCTACCCGGCCGACCGGAACTCGAAGGTCTCGGTGGAGCTGAACGCCAAGCCGGCCACGAGCAAGAAGGCCGCCTCCGGCAAGGCCGACATCGAGTTCCGCTCCGGTGGCAAGACCTACACGATCAAGGCCACCACGGTCGCCGGCGGTGGGATCACCTCCGCCGGTAAGCGGGCCGACCTGCGCTACCAGGCCAGCCTGTACGACAGCAAGGGCAAGCTGGTCGCCAGCGGCCTGACGCTGGCGGTGACGGTGACCGACCGGGGCGCCCCCGGGCGCAACGACTCCGTCGGGCTCACCCTGTGGCAGGGCGGTGTCCTGCTCTCCTCGTCCGACTGGACGGGCACGGGGACCGGCGAGGTCAACCTGACCGGCGGCAACCTCACGGTGCACTGA